The genomic interval AGCTGGCAATAGAcctgtttttaaattattactattactatttaATAAATTTCGTTTAGAAGCAGAGAGAGGCGACCCTTACTATAATGAAGGCGAAATGCTACCAGTTGCTTAAAActtgaaaacgagaaactccaCAAGCTgaatatttacagtggtatggaaaagtatctgaaccttttggaatttctcttatttctgcataaaatcaccattaaatgtgagctgatctttgtcaaaatcacacagatgtaaaaacagcgcctgctttaactaaaaccacccaaacatttatagattttcatagtttaatgaggatagtatgcaaaaaatgacagaagggggaaaaataagttagtgaaccattacatttgatattttgtggcccccctttggcagcaataacttcagccAGAcggttcctgtagctgcagatccgtCTGGCACATCGGTCAGGACTAATctcggcccattcttctctacaaaactgctgtagttcaatcaaattcctgggatgtctggcatgaatcactgtctttaggtcatgccacagcatttcaatggggttcaagtctggactttgacttggccactccagaacgtgtattttgttcttttgaaaccatCTTGAAgtcgatttacttctgtgttttggatcattgtcttgttgcagcatccatcttctttttagcttcagctgtttgacagacggcctcaggttttcctgtaaaacctcctgattaacttttgatttcattcttccattaatgattgcaagttgtccaggccctgaggtagcaaaacagccccaaatcatgatactcccttcaccatgcttcacggtggggatgaggtgttgatgttggtgagttgttacatttttcctccaaacatgacgtgtgttactcccaaacaattcaaatttggtttcatcagtccacaaaatattttgccaaaacttctgtggagtgtttaagtgcctttttgcgaacattaaatgagcaacaatgtttttttaaacagtagtggcttcctccgtggagtcctcccatgaacactattcttgggcatagttttaaatatagttgatgtgtgcacagagatattagactgtgccagtgatttctgtcagtctttagcagacattttagggttcttttttacctctgagtattctgcgctgaactcttggcatcatctttggtagacggccactatttgggagagaagcaacagtgtcaaacCCCCTCCATTTGTagtcaacttctctgactgtcgattgatggacatccagactttttgggatggttttgtatccttttgcagctttatacaaatcaacaatccttgatcgcaggtcttcagacagctcttttgaccgagccatgatgcacaatgcttctcatcaagacaattctcaccaggtgtgttttatagtgagcagggcagctttaaaccactcatcagtgattgggcacacacctgatttaaattgtttgataaaaaaaaatgtttcaaaaatgttttcaattgctctttaggtctctttaggcagagggttaacATTTgatggttcagatactttttcataccactgtatctcgCTATAATGTTAGCTACCTAGTAAAATATGTCATGTGTTCTTTCAGATttggctcccaaagcttttttttGGCGATGAATGAGCAGACTAACTTTCAGTTGGATTCTCAATATTATCCAGAGGTGTTAAATAAATAACTGGCATCATAAACATTAAAGGTGtttgaaatttccgattcttagattattcgcgattcggccgctgaagatttgagaatgattcacaaacatctatgttccgattatttaaatatgctaagtaaagcggaactaaaaaaaGACGGCTCgggcttcgggacgcaatgaggaacggaccgagagtaaacatccacattccacaactcatgccgctagataaaaaaaacgccgacagccgctacaaacaacgcccagttgctgcaAACTTGGCCCACGTTGCTACAagctacgcccacataatgctacagtagatatcacatagaactaaatgcgaaatgacactctgccacgttagcacatgtatagagaattagatgcgaaatgacactcgccggcgttagtaaaatccaccatcttaaagcagtagacttctcaggaaggctctgttgtagcgaacctcccGAGCGAATCTAAttacctttttatctaaaattctaaattggcaaaatcttgacttgaatctatctttaaatgatgtaacagttttcaaactttcacatgtcaaaagtagacagaagggaaattatggaataaagggagcaattttaacatctgtaacggttgattcacaacattaaattgagtgtagtttaaagctgctgatacagaatggtgtAGAGAGTGtttttgtactatttttgtAGCTAATgtttgaaacattaaaagcagctcatAGCTGGGGAGGGTTGTggatcaataatcaatttataatcgaatcgtagcctcggaATCATAATCAAATTgtgaggtgccccaagattccaacctctaataaatatacatgtgcaacatgaaaaGTATATTAATGCTCAAGGCGTTAGTGGGGAGAGTGCAGCATGCAGTCAAGTTGACTGCAGCCATATGCTAGGTGTGTGTGAAgagaactttccttcgtgtgcATCCATGACCAAATTTACGtacatattcctttctttatagaaagtttgtggtgtttacttGGGATGTTCAGTGCTAGGGTCTTGACAGTTTAGATTAGTTATATTCTATTTGTGTAGTAACAGGCAAGTAAACAAGTAGGCAGTGAAATGTGAGCAAACAAACATTAATAGTTGAGTCTGTTTCTACTACATGCTATCAAAATTTTTTGACAAATCCATCATCAACTTACCTTTGAGCAAGCATTAGTGTCCTTGATGATTGTCTTGACATTCAGTTGTTTATTTGGTCGACAACAGAACCTTATCCATAACTTGCATGTGGCAAGCATTCTTTTAGGCTTTGAAAaaggcaccccccccccccccatctttCAGGGTACCTGTTGTCTGACTTACTGGTACCCCATGCACAGCGTTTAACCAtcgggtttttggagttttaaagTTACAAAAAAGATGTTTTAAGTCACGACCACGCAGTTCATTCCTATGCAACTCTACGAGTGTTGTTCAAGTTTTCTGATTTGGGTGCGTGGTTTAGCGATAGGTTCATTCTGTTGACTAGTGTGGCTGCcatgagtgaatgagttaacacttCTCTCTGGTGTGCCGAATTCAGAAGAAATTCATTTAGACTTTAAGGACCTAAATACGTTACATAATAGAATGTGGGAAAACACAATTTGATCATGTTTTGCCCAGTTATGTTTACAGGGCTTAAAGGGTTAACACGCTTGTGTTTTGCAGTATTTTACCGGCTTGGAGTGTGGACACAAGTTCTGCATGCAATGTTGGGGCGATTACCTAACTACTAAAATCATAGAAGAAGGAATGGGACAGGTATACAACCTATCTttatatttaaagaaaaaaaagatcagtGTTTGTATTGGCTCAATGATGTCTTCTTTCCTTCGCAGACCATTTCATGTCCTGCTCATAGTTGTGACATTTTGGTTGATGACAACACAGTCatgtaagtatttttttttttgcttgtttaaagggtgatttgttggtcatgaagaaaaataatgtaaaatgaAGGAATCATTTTCCTctctttgaaatttttaatttcATGTTGAGACCACGGTACTACTTTCATTTGGATTCTTGGATCAGTAACTCATTTAGCCCTCACTCTGACTCTTAAGCTGACACTAATTGTCTTAACCTACATAGTGATGTCTCCCACTAACAAGATACCTGACGGTCTTCTAATTGATCTAtggacagtgcaaaatagttttttttttttcttgcatcaTAGAAAAAAACACTATATTTGAGATGAAGATGTACTTGtattacatatttttaaaaaaactagtATCAAATATGAAAGAAGCCGGCATGACTACAATGTTTATTTAACTCTTATGTTAGTACCAATAAGGAGGCAAATTGTGGGGAACTTGtgtgattagttttttttttttttttgactaccaaaaaaaaaaagtcaggccTAAAGCAACagatttttcccctcaaattgtTGCCCCGTGCAGTGAACATTGGTTGTTTGCCCTTTCCAGAAAATTCTCCAAATGTTTTACTGTCTGTACAAAGTCCGCTAACTTTATGAAATGCTAACAAATCATTTGGCTTTTCCTACAGGCGCCTCATAACAGATTCAAAAGTCAAGTTGAAGTACCAGCATTTAATTACAAATAGTTTTGTAGAGGTAAGATGAATTTTCAATTTCAAACACGACTTAATATTAAAATGTAGAAAAAACCAGTTCAGTAAAATCAACCTACTTTACTTTGAAGTATCTCATAAAATACATGTAGCTCATGAGAAGTATAACATGAGCATTTTGTGTGTCATTTTTAGTGCAATCGACTGTTAAAGTGGTGCCCCGCTCCAGACTGCCATCACGTCGTTAAAGTCCAGTACCCAGATGCCAAACCAGTGAGGTGCAAGTGTGGCCGTCAGTTCTGgtatgagaaaaacaaacattgaaaaatgcGTTCTCTGTAAAATGTGTATTACTCATACATTTTTATATCTGCAGCTTCAACTGTGGGGAGAACTGGCACGATCCGGTCAAGTGTAAGGTAGGAGCAAATATTTATGGCTCCAAATATGAACCTTTGTCGGTCAAGAGTGGATTAGTTGGATTAATGATATGTTCggcaattttttttacttttgcagTGGCTGAGAAAGtggattaaaaaatgtgacgaTGACAGTGAAACCTCAAACTGGATTGCTGCAAATACAAAGGTAAAGTCAAACATGCAACTGTCTGCATTCTAGCCATGCTGGTATTCCAATTTGGTTGCCACCATTAGGACAAAAATCATTGTTTTAGCACATAATTGTTTTGTTCCCTGCTTTGCTGGGCTGTGTACTAGCTGCAGTCAGATCTAACTGATAAGTCTCATAGGCTAAGCACAGATCAACTGAGAGGGCGGTCAGTAAAATGGGTCAGGTTGGAGATAAGGTGGTTGTATTCCTATTTGTGTCACCATAATCAGCAGAGGGAACCCTTGTGCCACTTGAAAACATTGTGAAGTACTTACACATTCACTATGCGGTGCATTTTCCTGCTTTATACACTGTAACTACAATAAAAGCTAAATTTCCACTTTAATATATGctataaatgaaaaatacatgCTATAAAAGTGAACTCTTCCCTCCTTCCATCTTTTCAAGGAGTGTCCAAAGTGCCATGTGACCATAGAAAAAGACGGAGGCTGCAATCACATGGTTTGTCGGAATCAGAACTGCAAAGCAGAGTTCTGCTGGGTCTGCCTGGGCCCCTGGGAACCACATGGTTCTGCCTGGTAAATTGATTTTGGAACTGCTTCTTGTACTTCAACTCTTCTATTGGATAGCATTATATACTGTGGTGTCAGCTTTCCTTGGGTTGGAGAAACTTGAAACTGCATTGTAATTCGTGAGAATGAATGTGCAATTGCTAAGTAATTGGGGAACTGAAGCTTTGCTTATTATTATACAATGTGAAAATACTATAATGTAATGTAGTATTCAGTATTTTACCTGTTCCTAATTAAAACTAACCTAATGCATTTGAATGTAGTGATACCTTAACTTTTGAATTCcccaatttagacatttcttgaAGAGTCATAGCTTGCTCAATTCTTGAGTTTTCCAACCCTTTGTAATCTTAGCCATACCTCATGTTTGTTTGGCGCATCTTGTTTTCCTGAAGCGGAGCAATTCAATTCACACACATTACATTTCACTATAGTTCCATGATTTTTGTTCAAAGTTCTCATAAGTAACACTGGTCTTCTAAACTTAATGGCTAAATTCTACTTGGTGTGGTGACTTGGACTGGAAAATAAAAGATTTTAGTTATCGTTGGCTAAAGTATTCAAGATATTCATGGCTAAGTATGATTACAAAGATACATTGGTGTAATCATTTAGGTTCAGTTTTACAAGTTGCTAAATTTGACTTGAGAGGGATATAGCAGTGTGTGCCATTGCCTATGAAATGTGTCTACATTAATGCAttttgtcgtcttccaaaacgcCAGGATTTCTGCAATACATAGAAAAAAAGCATATATTATGTCATGGTAGGCAATATTTTTAAGTAGAAATGTTTACTCCGAAATAACCATTTCCATTTCAATTAATACCTATTATTTTAACATTTCGGCCAGTTACTGTATCTCAAAAACTATAGCCCATTGGcacttttgacctcattgttctttttttttagtgcAACCAAATTTAGTAAACCCCACGACTTTTATCCAGGAAGCATTTGGCTTGTAGACCAGTTTAATTAACGGAGTATAACGCAGTGTAATTCATTTTAGGTACAATTGCAATCGCTACAACGAAGACGATGCTAAGGCCGCTAGAGACGCTCAAGAGGTAAGTTGTCTGGCAAGAGTGATCCAGCTCTCCATTTGAATCCATGATAACATTTTGGTGCAATTGCTTACTGAGCGCAGCGCTCAAGGGCGGCCTTGCAGAGGTACCTATTCTACTGCAACCGCTACATGAACCACATGCAGAGCCTGCGCTTTGAGCACAAGCTGTATGCTCAGGTCAAGCAGAAGATGGAGGAGATGCAGCAGCACAACATGTCCTGGATTGAGGTGCAGTTCCTGAAGAAGGCGGTGGACGTGTTGTGCCAGTGCCGCTCAACGCTCATGTTCACTTACGTCTTTGCCTTCTACCTCAAGAAGAACAACCAGTCTATTATTTTTGAGGTAAGATGAAAGACCGCGAGATATCTGATTAGCCTCTAAGAGGGAAGACACTCTTTGCTTCTGTGTTCTCATGTCCGGCATGCTCTCATTTTCACGCACACTTGGCCCTCTTTGTGATTTACCCACTGGCTCACTTTTACTTGCACTGgcctgcctttttttccccccattccacCCATGCATAAAGAAAGTGAACACAGTTGAAATACCAGGCAAAGGGCGAAGACATTTAAGCAAATAGTCAAGGGCATTAATTTATCACCAAGTGGAAGCCTTCCATCCGTACAAAACACGTTTTAAATTAATAGTGTTGCATTTACTGTAAATGTCTATTTTCATAGATATGACAAAATCAACACTCATATGAAGAATCCAAGAAAAACGGGTATAGAAAAGACAGGATGGGAATTAACTGTAATTCTCAAAGAATAAACATGAATATGCGCACCAAGCGATTTTGATAGATCTACAGGGGCTGAGGCCATAGAATCGAACACAAGATGTAAGTTGTTAGGGGAGAAAATCCGTTCTCCATTTGTTTTTAGAAGAAAAAGGCTCTCActccagaagtcaatcaaatttattaatatagccctttacaaaacccgaaaggccctcgaagtgctttacaacaaaacatggctcaagataaataaaaggcaggaaagtattatacaatgacattaaggaaaaaaaaaaaagaaatgaaaaaaaaaaccgcatcgcgataaaagtccagcaaataaaaccgataaaatcccaaaacattaaaaacccttaagcaaataaaaccaggctatcctaatccGTGTgagaggcgagtctaaaaaggtgtgtttttaactgagacttaaaaagacctagaTCCGTAGTGGTGCAGATTTTAGGGGGGAAGGCTATTCCACAGCCTGgaggcagcaaccgcaaaagatcaatctccccactgtttaagtttcgACCCCGGTCGAACGAggagtcctgccagagttacggaagGTTAAAATTTCCAATAAATAAaatggagcctggccattaatagaattaaaaacaaacagtaaaagtttgaaatcaattctaaaatggactggaagccagtccaGAAGTCTTTTAAAAGTTTACTTATGATCACAAGGAGAACATCTTCACACACAGAGTACAACGATGCTCTAATGTGCCAGAGCTCAGAGGATTATAATACTGAAAGGCTGGGGTTAACTGGTAAATAgcagtgcacgatatccattttttgaaaccgatactgatatcaataacttcctgctcctctacGCCGATAACgattcgataaccgataatactagtatatatttaatttttaaatgtatattcaccttcaCCCaccgtttttgaacacctgtaggtcaaaaatgctagtggtggattcaacatagatttgcctttgacctgaccagaattttcatgatgacatgaacattattaaaatgaacgaaacaaagacaagaacagttttgatttcaaatgaagtgccaatatttttttaaataaatataatttgagtcaatcacgatcaatcagtcaatatcattgacaaaGTGTTCCCCTGATCAATgatcactgaactaaaacaaacccAAGAGGTATTGGGATTTGTCAGCagttaaaacatttggtgcaacaggtgAGGAgacttgtggtcttggtccatgaaacaactctattaacctggcaattacaggaacacaagcctatcaataaccaaaaggcttctctagaacttctaaacataacactgtaaaatgcaaacatttgctaattgccatagtaaggtttatcacttaatgatggaaaaatacagTCTCTAGGACAGTACCAATACTTTGCGTTATGGCAAAACAAGAGTGGAAACAAacccacacatcccaatccaccgacaccgtgccGAAAAATATTATCGGGCCTTTTAataatgttatcggatttattaggatgacgtcataattcctattatcggaccgataattatcgtgcacctctactgGTAAAACAATAGTCTCATGATAAGACAAAATATGTCATATGATGAAAAATGGTCCCATGATTATAAGACAAAATATGTCATATCATGAAGTTTGGGTGGCCAGGCTGCACGGTTACCAATTAAATAATACATTGTAACAGCTTTACTCTTAAGAGCGCCTGCCTGACCTCGCCTCAGGATATAGATAGCTGTGCTCTGAATTATCAATTTTTTGATAACACTTGTACAATAATAAAGCCTAAGCTATATATCAACATTTGAGAAGCATAAAGTGTATCTCAAATACTGTGTCGAATGTTGTAAATCTTTGTCTTTTGTACAGCAAAGCTCCAAAGAAGTTTGGAATATCATTTGAAACATAAATGGCAACAGATTGCAATGGTTAGCAAATGCTTTTTAACGTACAATCTATTGGATCCACTACAATGACGAAATATTGTTCAAACTAATTTTATGATTATTTTGGGAACCTTTCACAGGTAATTGAAAACAAGTGTGTTTCGTAATTTGGTTATAGAAGGACACGCGAGGCATGGTTGTTCATATGTGCAGTTGCTACTTTGTAAACAACCGCGTGAGCAAAAACCAGTTGTAAAATTGTTTCGCAACCCTGACCTCAACTCTTATGAGAACCTTTTGATTATCCTCAAGCAAAATATCTAAGATGAAACAGCAGCTCTGAGTGGCTATTCTGGCATCCTGCGACgaaattcaaataatcaggcctTTGtacaaatgtagcttgactaAATAGGATGTTTTAGAGTGGAATAGCTTTTTTATTTCAGCAAATATGAAATCCAAATGCTGCAAATTCAACAAGTGACAATTTTCGGTTCTTTGTAATCCATGAAATGTTTTGAAACTGGCGTGTATAATAACGTGGAACATTACATTTTaagttttagtttttaaaagaatCTGTCCTCaatcagaagttttttttcaataacaTTCCATTTGCACCTTAATGGTTAATGACATCGAGTATTTGGGGAGGGGGGAGAAAAATGTCATTCGATTAATCATCTGATCATTTGGATCAGTGCTACCTGACGCTAAGTGGCATTTCAAGCTCTTTATGACTAGGTGTTaggacagtgcttctcaattattttctgttacgcccccccaaggaagacataaatgtttcgcgtcctcctccaaactctgtaaatagtatcatttgtctataatattactattaaaagtacgcctctgcctcacattgtatcggattttttttctattagagaaaataacagagatcaacttataaagtataactttattaacattgttttgtttgtaacagaaaagacttaacgcgcatcaatttacctgaatttaaaaaaaaaaaagtcacatccaaactgtaaaaatacactcaaggtacatttttgaccatttgatactgaaaaataaaatcggtaaataataacaaattcaaatttattagaaacattaactcatgacgaCAATATGCCCCAAAAattgatcgggaaaaaaaactgaatagaaaaaaaaaaagtgtctttggacagaaggacagttttatttatgctgctcccagtatcacctccagtttgtaatgatgtggggttattttgcactgagcatgctaacagtgctcactggtttactgatataacactgacaaagcgggacgattgttggcaatattcggcacgttttcgctgaaaaacaaccaagcggcttaccaatgagattggggtccaaattctttaagtggcgtcttaattgatttggcttccggctgtccgctataatcatttttagacacagtaaacagtggtctttcctcatctaccactgtattaaatgtcaaagccaaaaggcaaacggcccgaaaaaagtgcattctcggcggccgagggagaaccgtgggtgagggcggtcgtcgtgacgatcccaagccgaaaatggcacctctcgggcggacacgtgagaaccggagaagacagtgggtcgctgcgtgagtccggccggaaaacagctttcgaaaacggcgcacagctctccagctcttcatgagtctcttccgtgtgctcttgcttacttcaaaaatactgcgcgcactttgaaaatgagagcgccactgccacccactgagcggatgtgcaagtacactttattccagtacggcaaaaaaaaagcatgttccccgaggtcacacgtgccacccctggcatcgctcgctctgcgcccccctgggggggggccgccccactatttgagaagtactgtgttAGGGTCTTGTAACCAATAGGATATAAATAGGACAGATGGGTCGGTGTGTGGTACTGAAGGTTAACTGTGCAAGCAGTGTAGAGGGAACCAACCCAGTATGGAGATCAATAACCTGTGAGCATTAGTTGACTTCCCACTTTTCACTAGAGCTGTGCCATATATTTTCTTCAATATTActggtgtattttttttgtggtgGTTAAAATTTTGAAGGTGCATTCATCCTCTAAAACAAGCCTGtcgctcgtacgttgtgaagtaaCTGCTTTTACTGGCGAATTTACATAAGTATGCTAGCAATTTTTGTCATACCAGACATGACACCTTGTTGAATCGGGCTGCCTATTGGAGTCAATGTACCAGATGTCTGCCATTTTGGATGTTTCACATCTGATTCGATTGCATTTAGTTGATGCACCTTCCAAATCATGACACGATTTTTACACTGATTGCTACAAATGCAAGGTTATTCAAGAGGAATGCACCAAAATAGGCAggcaatattttaaaaacaaaataataggaaAATACAAAAGTTTTTAGTTTCATGTTTCACAATTGTTGCTAAATGTGGCTACCAGCAGCACGTGCAATATCAAGCCGATATGAGAATTCTTCCCAAACACCCCTCAGGTTGTTATTGGCCATCATGTTGATTGCAGCTGTTATTTGATCTTTCATGCCATTGATA from Corythoichthys intestinalis isolate RoL2023-P3 chromosome 5, ASM3026506v1, whole genome shotgun sequence carries:
- the arih1 gene encoding E3 ubiquitin-protein ligase arih1, with translation MDSDEGYNYEYDDEEEECSDESAEEEPEDETLELGEVELVDPVVAAGERDECGDTVGGGQGPGEEEEEDYRFEVLTAEQILQHMVECIKEVNEVIQNPATITRILLSHFNWDKEKLMERYFDGNLDKLFSECHVINPSKKPRIRPPINTRSSAQDMPCQICYLNFPNSYFTGLECGHKFCMQCWGDYLTTKIIEEGMGQTISCPAHSCDILVDDNTVMRLITDSKVKLKYQHLITNSFVECNRLLKWCPAPDCHHVVKVQYPDAKPVRCKCGRQFCFNCGENWHDPVKCKWLRKWIKKCDDDSETSNWIAANTKECPKCHVTIEKDGGCNHMVCRNQNCKAEFCWVCLGPWEPHGSAWYNCNRYNEDDAKAARDAQERSRAALQRYLFYCNRYMNHMQSLRFEHKLYAQVKQKMEEMQQHNMSWIEVQFLKKAVDVLCQCRSTLMFTYVFAFYLKKNNQSIIFENNQADLENATEVLSGYLERDISQDSLQDIKQKVQDKYRYCESRRRVLLQHVHEGYEKDLWEYIED